GGATGGTGGGAGTTCTGCTTATTATAGGTTGGGTGAGCAGTATCAATTTTACAGAAAATGTTTTTCTTCAGTATCAGACCTACCAACAAAGCAACCTCATTCATGATTTAAGTAAAGCGTGGATGGCTGAAAAGTGGGGTATGATACTCGCCTATTTGGGCCTAGCTATTTTAATATGTTTGCCTGCCTTAAGAGTGGTGTTTACAACGGTGCTCTTTGCGCGAAGAAAAGAATATAAGATGGTGGGCGTTACATTATTGGTCCTATTTGGGTTGATTCTGAGTGTGCTTACAGGAATACTATAGGATATGTTAATTTCATTCTTGATTGTGATGGCGATACGGATTGCAATCCCTTGGCTAAACCTGGGGGGGTGGACCTCGCTAGTATTAGACATTGCAGTCCTTAGAGCTGTGTGGTCTGTTTTTGAAGCCCGACACTTCATAAGGGTTTTAAGAGAATGGAGCTTTCTAAGAGTTCGTGATCATAGACAGGTCCAAAAACGCTTCACTTTGGATATTATTGTATCAGGTTTAAAAATCACATCTCTATTTTTTGTTGCACTATGGTTCTCAAGATGGATCATTGGTTATAAAAATGTTTTATATTTCCCAATTGATCCTCAAGATCTGACCC
This region of Pseudobdellovibrionaceae bacterium genomic DNA includes:
- a CDS encoding DUF1634 domain-containing protein, whose amino-acid sequence is MNDKSFNLIISNLFRYGIRMVGVLLIIGWVSSINFTENVFLQYQTYQQSNLIHDLSKAWMAEKWGMILAYLGLAILICLPALRVVFTTVLFARRKEYKMVGVTLLVLFGLILSVLTGIL